In Aulosira sp. FACHB-615, the DNA window TTATTCAGAGTTTGGTCATTAGATAAGAATACAAATATAGTTGACAGGATTCATCGGATAATCATTAAATTATAAAGTCGATATTTTGACTAAAGCCAATTATTTGATTACTCAATCACACAAAAATATGCGTTATAACCAACTAGGTGAAAGTGACCTCAAAGTTTCAGAGATTTGCCTTGGTACGATGACTTATGGGCGGCAAAATAGCATTGCAGAAGCCCATCAACAGCTAGAATATGCTATTGCTAATGGTGTTAATTTCATTGATGCGGCGGAAATGTACCCAGTACCACCGCAAGAGGCTACTTATGGTTTGACAGAAACATACATTGGCGAATGGTTGAAAGACCAGCAGCGAGATAAAGTTATCGTTGCAACTAAAATTGCTGGCCCTGGACGTGGTTTTAAATGGTTACGTGGCGGGGCAGATGCCATTGAGCGCGATAATATTAAACAAGCTGTAGATGATAGCCTGAAAAGATTACAAACAGACTATATTGACCTTTATCAAATTCACTGGCCCGACCGATATGTGCCACGTTTCGGTCAGACAATTTTTGACCCCACCCAAGTAAAACCATCTGTGCCGATAGTGGAACAGCTAGAAGCTTTTGCTGATATTATTCAAGCCGGAAAAATTCGTTATCTTGGGTTGAGTAATGAAACTCCTTGGGGCGTTGTGCAGTTTAGTAATGCTGCTAAACAGTTAGGATTGCCAAAAGTGATTTCGATTCAAAATGCTTACAACTTACTCAACAGAGTATTTGATGGAGCTTTGGCTGAAACAGTTTATTACGAAAATGTTGGTTTATTAGCTTATAGTCCTTTAGCTTTTGGTTTTTTAACTGGTAAATATCTCAATGGCAAACCAGAAAATACCAGAATTACCCTATTTGAAAACTTTGGTCAACGCTATCTCAAACCAAAAGTCACCTCGGCAGTTGCAGCTTATGTAGAACTAGCCAAACGTCATCAACTTAGCCCTGCACAATTAGCTTTAGCATTTGTGCGGAGTCGTTGGTTTGTTACTAGCACAATTATTGGTGCAACAACCCTAGAACAACTCAAAGAAAACATAGACAGTGCGAATGTAGTTCTCAGTAAAGAGATTTTGGCAGAGTTGGATGAAATTAACCTTCAACATCCCAACCCAGCACCTTAAAAGTTTTGCATTCTGCTACTTGAACTCCAAAATTTAGCGATTTCCCAGGTAGAACATGACTCTCGCTACAACGTTTGTTGAACAAAATACTATCCGTCGTCGGGGTACTGGCTTAAAAGCTTACAATCCTGAGAAAGTTTTCAAAGGTTATACACTCTTTACACCGTTGACGGGTAATGGAGAAGTATATCTTTTGGACTTGCAAGGGGAAGTGGTACATCAATGGAATTTGCCTTATCCGCCAGGGTTATATGGTTATCTTTTGCCGAATGGCAATTTGTTCTATAACGGTAAGACTCCAGAGATTCCACCGCGTTTTCCTTTGTGGTCGGCGTTTAAAGGTGGCGTAGTTTTAGAAGTAAACCCCAAAGGCGATATTATCTGGGAATATCAGCATCCAGATCATCATCATGATGGGCGAAAACTCCGCAATGGCAATGTAATTTTATTAGCCATTGAAAAGATACCTCAATCTCTGGTTCCTCGCATCAAAGGCGGTATCGCTGGCACAGAAGCCGATGGTGATATCTATGCTGATGTACTTTACGAAGTCACACCCACAGGCGAAATTGTCTGGACTTGGCACGCCTACGAACACCTCGACCCAGAGAAATTTGTCATTACTCCCCAAGACCAACGACATGAATGGACTCACGGTAATACTGTGGGGGAACTGGCTGACGGGAATATTATTGTGAGTTTCCGGAATATTTCTACCGTTGCTATTATCGATCGCCAAACCGGAAATATTATCTGGACGTTGGGGGATAATGTACTGGCACAGCAGCATTTTCCTAACGAATTACCTAACGGCAATATCTTGATTTTTGATAATGGCGCACATCGTCGTCACACAGCGTTGAATTTTTCTCGTGTGATTGAAGTTAACCGCCAAACTCAAGAAATTGTTTGGGAGTATACCGATAGTCCACCACACAACTTCTTCAGTTCCTATATATCAGGAGCGCAACGCCTTGCGAATGGTAATACTTTGATTACCGAAGGTGCTTATGGACGCATCTTTGAGGTGACTGGAGAAGGAGAACTAGTTTGGGAATACGTCAACCCCCATTTTGCTGCTCGTAATGTCCCTGGGGAGAAGTCGTTGGTAGCTCGTGGGGAACAGAATTCAGTCTTTCGCGCCTTCCGTTACGCACCTGAAGAAGTGCCTTGGCTGTAAAGAAGGCAGAAGTCAGAAGGCAGGAGGTAAGAAAGTTTTTCTGTCTCTGCCTGACTAACAGATTTGGGATGAAACTGTCCCAAAACCGACTACAAATTCCGATTCACAAAGGAACGTAAACATGGCTGAAGTTAAAATATATAGCGCCGTCGTTTGTCCTTTTGCTCACCGTTCTCGCTTGGTATTGCAAGAAAAGGGAATCGACTTTGACTTGATTGAAATTGACTTGCAGAATAAGCCAGAAGGATTTACAGATATTTCCCCTTATGGCAAAGTACCAGCTTTGGTGCATGGCGATCGCCGCGTTTGGGAATCTGCTGTTATTAATGAATATCTGGATGAAGTATTTCCTAATCCGTCATTGTTACCCAACAATGCCATAGGTAAAGCCCAAGCTCGCATCTGGATTGATTTTGCTAACACTAGATTCGTTCCCGCTTTTTCTAGCCTCTTGCGGAGTCCAGACATCCAAAAACAAGAAGAAGCGAAAAAAGAACTCTACAAACATCTAGAGTTCATCGAAAACGAAGCATTTAGGAAGTTATCGAAAGACGGCCCCTATTGGTTTGGTGAATCTATTAGTTTGGTAGATTTTACTTTCTTCCCTTGGTTCGAGCGTTGGGCTGCACTCAAGAAATATCGTGATTTTCCCCTACCAGCCGAATTCACCCGTCTGAAACAGTGGAAACATGCTCTCAAAGAAAGAGATTCTGTCAAAGCGATCGCTAATTCCAAGGAATTTTACATAGAGCGTTATGCTAGATTTGCGACACCTGTTGCAGTCTAGTCTGGCAATTATTGAGATTGCTAAACTTAGCCAAGCATACATAATGTAAATACTTATACAAGTTTAAAAAGTATTTACCACAGATTCCTGATCTAGCTTAAGGCACTTTTCCCTGTTTTTAAAGGGGAAAGTGCTTAGTTTTCTATATTATTATTTTTATTGCTAGTATAATTTTAAATCCGAGTTTTTACTCAAAGCTAAATTCGTAAAATTAAGCATAAGTACGGTGGATAAATGCTGAGATACACAGCACAATAAGATTTATGAAGTTAAGGCAAAGAAGGGTATCAACAGAAACTTCTTATCAGGGAATCTACCTTTTCATAACCTTAAACTTGAGATTGCTTGCAGTAGTTGTTCTTTCCTTATGACTCTTGGCATCTTTGCGTTAGACCAACAAACATCTATGCAGGACTAAGTTAACCACAATTAGATATTGCTGTTGAATATTCATCGCCAACTTCAGTTAACACAATTAATTGAGGAACCAGCAATGATTCGTCGTCTTTTTATCGCTTCAGCTTTGATTTTAGGAAGTTTTGCTGTTACATCTAAAACATTTGCAGCTGATACGGAAAATGTGCCGTTTGGTGGTTCAGTTGTTGCGGCTTGTTCTTTTCCGGGTACACCTGGTAATGGTACTTTAGGCAACCCCACAGCTACTACTTTGAGTAGTGCGTTAGCAGATGGAGGAACCAAAGGAACAGCACAGGTATCATGTACAGGCAGTACCGGTAGTCTCAATATTACAGGTGTTACCCAAACAGCCGGGCCGACTCTCGCTTCTCCTGTATACACTGCAACTGCTGCTGGAGGAACAATTGCTGCCACTTTTACTGCTGGAGTGGCTGGTGCGCCTCAAACGGTGGTTCCTGGTACAACTATTCCTTTAGATGTACACATGCTTGTGGTGAATAGTAGTGCTTTAACAGCAGGAACATACGGCTTTACTGTTAATTTAACAGTCACACCTTAAAGATATTAGCTTGTTTATTATAACTTGAGTTCTGGTTTAAAGGTAATCCCATAAATCTTGTTTACTCAACTCAAGTTATATCTACCTTATATTACTCAAGAGATTTAGAGAAAAACATCATGATTAGTAATTTGACTATAACAAAATTGGGAGTCTTACTCAAGAATTTCCAGCAGCAACATAGTATGATTATTGCCGCTACTTCTCTGAGTGGTTTGGCATTATCAGCAGGATTTTTTAACCCTAAGACGGCACAAGCACAAGTCCAAATTTCTCCGATGGTAATTACGGCTAAGGCGCACCAAGGACAAGCAGAAGGTGTAATTAATGTCAAAAATATGACTAATGAACCCTTCCGCGCTCGTGTATATGTTCAGCCTTTTACATATCATCGAGATACAGGATTTCAATCTTTGAAATCTAGCCCAACAGACCTTTCCCCTTACTTACAATTTTCACCAGGGGAACTGACAATTCCGGCTGGTGCTACTCGACGCATTCGGTTATTAAGTCAACTGCCACCTAACTTACCAGATGGTGAATATCGAGTGGTGATTTTTACTGAAAATCTCAAAGAAATTCGTGCAGAAGATGTTAATGGCAATGCCATTAGTATCATTGGTAAAGTTGGTTCTACTTTCTATGTTCGTAAAGGGAATGTATCACCTAATTTAATAGTAGATAGCGCCCAATTAAATGCTTCTGCAAAGAAAATTCAACTGTTGGTTAAAAATACAGGTACGGCTTCGGTTTTACCCACAGCTACCTGGAATTTAAAAAGAGCAGGAAAAGTGATCAGAAGTGGACAATTACCACCAACAGCTATTGTGGCTCAAAGCGATCGCAATTTTTTCCTCAACCTTGTAGCTCAAAATCAGCCAGAAATTACGCCTGGTCAATATGAACTCAGTGGTGAGCTATTGTGGAGTGAAGGCTTGGCAGAAAAAACGGTTCCTTTCAATGTCAATTTGACTATACCTCAAACTGCGGCATCTGCTCTTCGTTAATCAGGTCAGACTATTTCCTGATAGATTCAGCATTCTTTCTACTTTGTACCTTTGTGTATTTGGAGTTATTAATTCACGAAGGTACAAAGATATAAATATAGCAGAAGGCAGGAGGCAAAGTCTTACTATTCCTGGCATTCAAGCTTTGAAATTTTCCTAACATTTCTGACTACCGCTATAGTTTTGATAGTTGTAATAATTATGCAGATTTGACGCTACAAAATTCTGATAATTATTACTAGACCTCTTGCATAAATCAGATTATGCCTACTAAACAAGCGAATGATCTGTAACTCTTTGCGCCTTTGCGCCTTTGCGTGAGACTTAAAATTCGTGTTTCATAACATTCGTGCAAGAGTTCTACTAATTTTGGTAAGCATTCAGACTTGCTCAAGCTTAGATAATCAATCCTATAAAAAATTAATTTAATTTGTAACTCTTTTAAAATACTGTGTCTTACTTAATATCTAATACTGAACTTTCCCCAGATACTAATTATTTACCATCTGTAAATGCGATCGCTCAACCGCAAACTGCTGCATCATTGTCTTCAGCAAGTTCCACTCCAGTAGTTATTAAACCTAGCGCACCCGAAAATTTACCGCCCCAATACTCTCCCATCGACAAAACTTTAACTCCCACAGCAACTATCAAATCCTCCGCTTCGCAGACTTCTGAATCAGAAATACAGCAGTTTGCGCCAGTCGTCGCACCGCCCGAAAGCTTTGCTCCCGAAGCTTCTTTATCTCATACAGTTAAATTATCAGATGACTCAGAAATACAGTTTGCGCCAGTCATTGCACCGCCAGAAAGCTTTGCTCCTGAAGCTGCTTTATCTCATACAGTTAAATTATCAGACTCTTCATTGCAGACTTCCCCAGAAGAGAAAACAAAAGCGAGAAGCGAACCACCATCGATTAAAGTGCCAATCTCAGAACCTGGATTTCTCTCTTGTGAGAAATCCAGGGGTGTGGGAAGGGTGGGAGGATGGGGAGGGGTGGGAAGAAATCTTTCCTCCCACACTTCCCTCTCTCCCCACACTTCCCCCTCTTCCCCCTCTTCCCCCTCTCCCCACACCCTCCACCCATACGTGAGAGATTCGGGAGAAGAGTTACGGGTTTTTCCCGTGGGGTTAGATGTAGACCAACGTCCCAGCATTAAAAGTGTGTTAATGCGTGGTCGAGAAGATGGTATGCAAGCAATTAATTTTGAGCAATGGTTGATACCTTATGAGGCTGTAGTTAGGGCTTTGCAACTCAATGTCACAACTTTAGCTGATGGTCAATTAGAAATTCGCGCTCCTGGTTTGGTGACTCGAATTAATCCGCAAAAACTCACAAATGATCCGCAATTGGGATTGGTGTTTTCTGTCGCTCAGTTGCAAACTTTGTTAGGAGTCACAGCCAAATTTGATATTAGTGATTATGCTGTGCGCTTAGAACGCCCTTGGTTGCTCAAAGCCACCCAGGTAATTGCACCACCAGAACCAATTGTAGAATTAGCTGGATTACCAGAAGTTCCGGCTCCTGGCTTGACTTTGACCGCCGTTGAGCAAAAATTGAACGTTAGTGGTTCAGCTAGTGGTACGTCTAATTATCAAGGAGACTTCGCCGCAGTGGGTACAGCTTTGGGTGGTAGTTGGTTTGTGCGTGTTAATCAACCTCAGTTTCAAAATCCCACAGCTTGGCAAGTTGCAGAAGCACAATTTCTCCGACAAACAAATCAAGCTGATTATGTGATTGGTTCACAGGCTCCTTTTTGGTTGAGCCAAGGTACTGGTGATTATTGGGGGTTGACCACAATTCAACGCTGGGGATTTCAACCGCCCAAAACTGTTGGTGGTGGTTTATCGCCCAATCAAAGAATGCAGTCTGATCAAATTGGGCGGGTAATTACGGGAAAAGCCGCACCAGGAACTTTAGTGAGACTAACTCAAGGTTTAGGCGATCGCATTATTGCCGAAGTTTTGGTAGATTCTTCGGAAATTTATCGCTTTAATGATGTCAAAGTTGATACGCGATTTTTAGGGGCAACTTATCAATTGTTGCTTTATCCCCAAGGAAGATTAACAGAAACACCAGAAATTAGAAATGTGACATTTTCTACCTTACCCGGACAACTCCCCGCCGGCGCAAGTGCGTTGGTAGTTTCTGGTGGTTTCCGCAGACAATTTGCGGATGCTAATTCTGTAATTGGGGAGTTTGCTGATTTTCGTGGTGGTGTAGCCCAACGCTGGGGTTTATCTCCTGATTTAACAGTAGGTTTGGGTGGTGTTTACGATCAATCATTTCGTGGCTTGGCAGAAATATTTTATCAACCCCAAAATCTGCC includes these proteins:
- a CDS encoding NADP(H)-dependent aldo-keto reductase encodes the protein MRYNQLGESDLKVSEICLGTMTYGRQNSIAEAHQQLEYAIANGVNFIDAAEMYPVPPQEATYGLTETYIGEWLKDQQRDKVIVATKIAGPGRGFKWLRGGADAIERDNIKQAVDDSLKRLQTDYIDLYQIHWPDRYVPRFGQTIFDPTQVKPSVPIVEQLEAFADIIQAGKIRYLGLSNETPWGVVQFSNAAKQLGLPKVISIQNAYNLLNRVFDGALAETVYYENVGLLAYSPLAFGFLTGKYLNGKPENTRITLFENFGQRYLKPKVTSAVAAYVELAKRHQLSPAQLALAFVRSRWFVTSTIIGATTLEQLKENIDSANVVLSKEILAELDEINLQHPNPAP
- a CDS encoding aryl-sulfate sulfotransferase is translated as MTLATTFVEQNTIRRRGTGLKAYNPEKVFKGYTLFTPLTGNGEVYLLDLQGEVVHQWNLPYPPGLYGYLLPNGNLFYNGKTPEIPPRFPLWSAFKGGVVLEVNPKGDIIWEYQHPDHHHDGRKLRNGNVILLAIEKIPQSLVPRIKGGIAGTEADGDIYADVLYEVTPTGEIVWTWHAYEHLDPEKFVITPQDQRHEWTHGNTVGELADGNIIVSFRNISTVAIIDRQTGNIIWTLGDNVLAQQHFPNELPNGNILIFDNGAHRRHTALNFSRVIEVNRQTQEIVWEYTDSPPHNFFSSYISGAQRLANGNTLITEGAYGRIFEVTGEGELVWEYVNPHFAARNVPGEKSLVARGEQNSVFRAFRYAPEEVPWL
- a CDS encoding glutathione S-transferase family protein yields the protein MAEVKIYSAVVCPFAHRSRLVLQEKGIDFDLIEIDLQNKPEGFTDISPYGKVPALVHGDRRVWESAVINEYLDEVFPNPSLLPNNAIGKAQARIWIDFANTRFVPAFSSLLRSPDIQKQEEAKKELYKHLEFIENEAFRKLSKDGPYWFGESISLVDFTFFPWFERWAALKKYRDFPLPAEFTRLKQWKHALKERDSVKAIANSKEFYIERYARFATPVAV
- a CDS encoding P pilus assembly protein, chaperone PapD, whose protein sequence is MISNLTITKLGVLLKNFQQQHSMIIAATSLSGLALSAGFFNPKTAQAQVQISPMVITAKAHQGQAEGVINVKNMTNEPFRARVYVQPFTYHRDTGFQSLKSSPTDLSPYLQFSPGELTIPAGATRRIRLLSQLPPNLPDGEYRVVIFTENLKEIRAEDVNGNAISIIGKVGSTFYVRKGNVSPNLIVDSAQLNASAKKIQLLVKNTGTASVLPTATWNLKRAGKVIRSGQLPPTAIVAQSDRNFFLNLVAQNQPEITPGQYELSGELLWSEGLAEKTVPFNVNLTIPQTAASALR
- a CDS encoding carboxypeptidase regulatory-like domain-containing protein; this encodes MSYLISNTELSPDTNYLPSVNAIAQPQTAASLSSASSTPVVIKPSAPENLPPQYSPIDKTLTPTATIKSSASQTSESEIQQFAPVVAPPESFAPEASLSHTVKLSDDSEIQFAPVIAPPESFAPEAALSHTVKLSDSSLQTSPEEKTKARSEPPSIKVPISEPGFLSCEKSRGVGRVGGWGGVGRNLSSHTSLSPHTSPSSPSSPSPHTLHPYVRDSGEELRVFPVGLDVDQRPSIKSVLMRGREDGMQAINFEQWLIPYEAVVRALQLNVTTLADGQLEIRAPGLVTRINPQKLTNDPQLGLVFSVAQLQTLLGVTAKFDISDYAVRLERPWLLKATQVIAPPEPIVELAGLPEVPAPGLTLTAVEQKLNVSGSASGTSNYQGDFAAVGTALGGSWFVRVNQPQFQNPTAWQVAEAQFLRQTNQADYVIGSQAPFWLSQGTGDYWGLTTIQRWGFQPPKTVGGGLSPNQRMQSDQIGRVITGKAAPGTLVRLTQGLGDRIIAEVLVDSSEIYRFNDVKVDTRFLGATYQLLLYPQGRLTETPEIRNVTFSTLPGQLPAGASALVVSGGFRRQFADANSVIGEFADFRGGVAQRWGLSPDLTVGLGGVYDQSFRGLAEIFYQPQNLPLKVALSALSGDRWDINTNVTFDISPQINTRFTSDRYKSRFDFDWRMSPWLTLLGGVDSKEGGFGGVQIAHNRKNSFTFARMTFNTQSHVRWNLLHRWGQLELNSNGNEIASASELAYYLSPKKFTHQGNALFLGYETSNIFTQSDRLATLGWRYRSPQRSLNGNYFWEAQLAYGIGSLGSGVIATLGTNILPGLLLRGRYQGISTTSNEPSFGLELVSSLDLQRGIKPHPSRQANNLRTQGGIWIQPFFDRNGNGKRDPNEPIYLDQPNLLFTINNQPLQSFAPTIQNDGALIYLSPGKYRLDLDPAGFPANWQTAIEALAVDVVAGSYTPVMLPMIRSFTRSGVVTDSRGKPIPGAKVEAIELNSGQKRFSVTNGAGVYYLQGLQQGNYKIEVNGQPLNTENLQLQETSAPFQELNLQ